The following proteins are co-located in the Tardibacter chloracetimidivorans genome:
- a CDS encoding SRPBCC family protein, producing the protein MTDAANGYELSVTRYIAAPPAKVWRAFTERLEDWWCPKPWTSKIIEFDLRPGGRSCIEMRGPEGQVHAEEGVILEAIPERKVVFTDAFAKGWIPKKPFILGVFSFEPEGEGTRYRGIARHWDEAAMKQHQEMGFEQGWSAVADQLAEVAENI; encoded by the coding sequence ATGACCGACGCCGCCAACGGATATGAGCTTTCCGTCACCCGCTACATCGCGGCTCCGCCGGCGAAGGTGTGGCGCGCCTTCACGGAAAGGCTGGAGGACTGGTGGTGTCCAAAGCCGTGGACGTCCAAAATCATTGAGTTCGACCTGCGCCCCGGCGGGCGAAGCTGCATCGAGATGCGCGGTCCGGAAGGGCAGGTCCACGCCGAAGAAGGCGTCATTCTTGAGGCGATCCCGGAACGCAAGGTCGTGTTCACAGACGCCTTCGCCAAGGGCTGGATACCGAAGAAGCCCTTCATCCTCGGTGTTTTCAGCTTCGAGCCCGAAGGCGAAGGCACGCGCTACCGGGGGATCGCCCGGCATTGGGACGAAGCGGCCATGAAGCAGCATCAGGAAATGGGCTTTGAACAGGGCTGGAGCGCCGTCGCCGATCAGCTCGCAGAGGTTGCGGAGAATATCTGA
- the hemB gene encoding porphobilinogen synthase, protein MTHAAYPALRLRRTRASAWSRDLYRETVLTPSDLIWPLFVTDGMSAREPVGSLPGVERLSVDLLGEAARRARDLGIPCLALFPNTPRELRTDDGREALNPDNLMCRAIKSIKDAAPDIGVLTDVALDPYTAHGHDGLVDEHGYVLNDATMEVLVGQALVQAEAGADIVAPSDMMDGRVGRIRQALEQAGRINVQIMAYSAKYASAFYGPFRDAVGSGGLLKGDKKTYQMDPANAEEALREVALDLAEGADSVMVKPGLPYLDIIRLVKQRFEVPVFAYQVSGEYAMIEAAVAAGVLDRDAAILETLTAFKRAGCSGVLSYHAPRAAELMG, encoded by the coding sequence ATGACTCACGCCGCCTACCCAGCACTTCGCCTGCGCCGCACACGCGCTTCGGCATGGAGCCGCGATCTTTACCGCGAAACCGTGCTGACCCCGTCAGATCTCATCTGGCCGCTGTTCGTCACTGATGGAATGAGCGCGCGCGAACCCGTTGGCAGCCTGCCGGGGGTGGAGCGGCTCTCCGTCGACCTGCTGGGCGAGGCCGCACGCCGCGCCCGCGACCTCGGCATTCCATGCCTTGCGCTTTTCCCCAATACGCCGCGCGAACTCCGCACCGATGACGGACGCGAAGCGCTGAACCCGGACAATCTCATGTGCAGGGCGATAAAGTCGATTAAGGACGCAGCGCCCGACATCGGCGTGCTCACCGATGTGGCGCTCGATCCCTATACCGCCCACGGCCATGACGGATTGGTGGACGAGCACGGCTATGTGCTGAACGATGCGACGATGGAGGTGCTGGTCGGCCAGGCGCTGGTGCAGGCCGAAGCGGGCGCGGACATCGTCGCTCCGTCGGACATGATGGACGGGCGCGTCGGCCGCATCCGGCAGGCGCTGGAACAGGCTGGCCGCATCAATGTGCAGATCATGGCTTATTCAGCCAAATACGCCTCTGCCTTTTATGGCCCGTTCCGCGACGCGGTCGGCTCCGGCGGGCTTCTGAAAGGCGACAAGAAAACCTATCAGATGGACCCGGCCAACGCCGAGGAAGCGCTGCGCGAAGTTGCGCTCGACCTCGCCGAGGGGGCCGACAGCGTGATGGTGAAGCCGGGGCTGCCCTATCTCGATATCATCCGCCTGGTGAAACAGCGGTTCGAGGTGCCGGTCTTCGCCTATCAGGTGTCGGGCGAATATGCGATGATCGAGGCGGCGGTCGCGGCCGGTGTGCTGGACCGCGACGCCGCCATCCTCGAAACGCTGACCGCCTTCAAGCGCGCGGGCTGTTCAGGCGTGCTCAGCTATCACGCGCCTCGAGCGGCGGAGTTGATGGGCTAG
- a CDS encoding cytochrome c-type biogenesis protein has protein sequence MRALLLALVLLVGASPVLAQSSLPPAAYANRPLPDAAQEEQAQALMHTLRCLVCQNQTIADSNAEMAGDMRALVRERIAAGEEPEAVRRWLIERYGDWVSYRPPLGPSTWLLWGAPLLFLLVGAVMIVRYYRRGRR, from the coding sequence GTGAGGGCGCTGCTGCTGGCGCTGGTCCTGCTGGTGGGCGCGTCGCCCGTGCTTGCGCAATCATCCCTGCCGCCCGCCGCCTATGCCAACCGGCCACTGCCCGATGCGGCGCAGGAGGAACAGGCGCAGGCGCTGATGCATACGCTGCGCTGCCTTGTCTGCCAGAATCAGACCATCGCCGATTCTAACGCCGAGATGGCGGGCGACATGCGGGCGCTGGTGCGCGAACGCATCGCCGCCGGGGAGGAGCCCGAAGCGGTGCGCCGGTGGCTGATCGAGCGCTATGGCGACTGGGTCAGCTATCGCCCGCCGCTGGGGCCGTCGACCTGGCTGCTCTGGGGCGCGCCGCTGCTGTTCCTGCTCGTGGGCGCGGTGATGATCGTCCGTTACTATCGCCGGGGGCGGCGATGA
- the argC gene encoding N-acetyl-gamma-glutamyl-phosphate reductase yields the protein MTDRIRIAVLGASGYTGADLVRLALTHPRVEIAALAANAKAGQSMQAIWPHFAPYKLPTLVKPEEIDFSTIDVVFGCLPHAASAELLSKVEGPRIVDLSADFRLTDPAVYAEWYGNAHPAPALLTEAVYGLTEYARGLLPTARIAACPGCYPTAALLALLPLVEGHAVDASTISVFAMSGVSGAGRSLKEANLFPEVAEAVHPYGIGKHRHMPEIEQEITRYAGHPVRVGFTPHLVPMNRGELVTATVDLAEGASLATLRELLAQRYDEEPFVHLLPEGVAPATRMVRGSNHAVVNVFADRNPRRALVIAAIDNLVKGSSGQAVQNMNLMMGLGETLGLEAAPLFP from the coding sequence ATGACAGACCGTATTCGCATCGCCGTACTTGGCGCTTCGGGCTATACCGGGGCCGATCTCGTTCGCCTGGCGCTTACCCATCCCCGCGTCGAGATCGCAGCGCTTGCCGCGAACGCGAAGGCGGGCCAGTCCATGCAGGCGATCTGGCCGCATTTCGCGCCCTATAAGCTGCCGACTCTGGTGAAGCCGGAAGAGATCGACTTTTCCACCATCGACGTGGTGTTCGGTTGCCTGCCGCATGCCGCCTCCGCCGAATTGCTGTCGAAGGTGGAAGGCCCGAGGATCGTCGATCTTTCGGCCGATTTCCGGCTGACCGACCCCGCCGTCTATGCGGAATGGTATGGCAATGCCCATCCCGCGCCCGCGCTGCTGACCGAAGCGGTCTATGGCCTTACCGAATATGCGCGCGGCCTGCTGCCCACCGCCCGGATCGCCGCCTGCCCCGGCTGCTATCCCACAGCCGCGCTGCTGGCGCTGCTGCCGCTGGTGGAAGGACATGCGGTGGACGCGTCCACCATCTCCGTCTTCGCCATGTCGGGGGTGTCGGGTGCGGGGCGCAGCCTGAAAGAGGCCAATCTCTTCCCGGAGGTTGCCGAGGCCGTCCATCCATATGGTATCGGCAAGCACCGCCACATGCCGGAAATCGAGCAGGAAATCACGCGATATGCCGGTCATCCGGTGCGGGTCGGCTTCACGCCGCACCTCGTGCCGATGAACCGGGGAGAACTGGTGACGGCCACGGTCGATCTGGCGGAAGGCGCGAGCCTGGCGACGCTGCGCGAGCTGCTGGCCCAGCGCTATGACGAGGAACCCTTCGTCCATCTGCTGCCGGAAGGCGTTGCGCCTGCAACGCGGATGGTGCGCGGCTCCAACCATGCCGTCGTCAACGTCTTTGCCGACCGCAACCCCAGGCGGGCGCTGGTGATCGCTGCAATCGACAATCTGGTGAAGGGTTCATCGGGTCAGGCCGTCCAGAACATGAACCTCATGATGGGGCTTGGCGAAACGCTGGGGCTGGAAGCCGCGCCCCTGTTCCCGTGA
- a CDS encoding GNAT family N-acetyltransferase, with translation MIETARLLLRPWRDVDREPMHRMGRDPKVMEFLGPLQSRAQSDMFIDRMIALQEQNGHCFWALERQQDSALLGLCGLKHGPPDTPIATCVEIGWRLRSDAWGAGYAREAAEASIAWGWANLACDAIHAITTVANVRSRGLMERLGMKRLPDMDFDHPAVPADSPLRPHVTYVLEYPA, from the coding sequence ATGATCGAGACGGCACGCCTCCTGCTTCGCCCCTGGCGTGACGTGGACCGCGAGCCGATGCACCGGATGGGCCGCGATCCCAAGGTGATGGAATTTCTCGGGCCGCTGCAAAGTCGCGCGCAGAGCGACATGTTCATCGACCGTATGATCGCACTTCAGGAGCAGAACGGCCATTGTTTCTGGGCGCTGGAACGCCAGCAGGACAGCGCGTTGCTTGGCCTGTGCGGCCTGAAGCACGGTCCGCCCGACACGCCCATCGCGACTTGCGTCGAGATCGGCTGGCGGCTTCGTTCCGATGCATGGGGCGCGGGCTATGCGCGCGAAGCCGCCGAGGCGAGCATCGCATGGGGCTGGGCCAATCTTGCCTGCGACGCGATCCATGCGATCACCACCGTCGCCAATGTCCGATCCCGTGGGTTGATGGAAAGGCTTGGCATGAAGCGGCTGCCCGACATGGATTTCGATCACCCCGCCGTGCCTGCGGACAGTCCGCTCAGGCCCCATGTCACCTATGTTCTGGAGTATCCGGCATGA
- a CDS encoding heme lyase CcmF/NrfE family subunit: MIAELGLAALWLAAAVSLLQLTVPSLGLWRDDERLWRFARPAGVVQALLGLLSFVCLIRLFAVTDLSVRLVAMNSHPDKPFLYKISGTWGNHEGSMLLWVAVLALAGGAIAALERRVGARMVAATLAAQAAISLGFYAFLLFASNPFTRLDPPAETGAGLNPLLQDPGLAFHPPTLYIGYVGLSVAFSYAIAAMALREVGPAFARAMRPWVLGAWSILTVGIVAGSYWAYYELGWGGYWFWDPVENASLMPWLAATALLHSVTVLATRDALRAWTVMLGVVAFSMSMVGTFLVRSGILTSVHAFAVDPRRGSFILALLVIYIGAALALFAFRAGTVREGAPFAPVSREGGLVINNLILSAILGVVFVGTLYPLAAEAMSGVTLSVGPPYFNATAAPLGVLLAGLVAAGPLLQWRKADPRRVVRRLAVPALLAGVATLAIVAIWQARGVLITLAFAVGIFTAVASFLPLFGRSLKRTPFHIWGMVLSHLGVAVAILGMASNAAFTKEALVAARPGDSITLGGFNIAFDGVEPVAGPNWTAIQGNFTAVRGDGAPYRLHPQARTFTSPMTETTEAAIRTLWNGQLYAVLGKADAEGRWQVHIWWKPFVTLIWLGGLMVAAGGLVALGGRLRRERRYAR; encoded by the coding sequence ATGATCGCGGAGCTTGGCCTTGCCGCGCTGTGGCTTGCCGCGGCGGTGTCGCTGCTGCAACTCACGGTGCCTTCGCTCGGCCTGTGGCGGGACGACGAGCGGCTGTGGCGGTTCGCGCGTCCGGCGGGCGTGGTGCAGGCGCTGCTCGGCCTTTTGTCCTTTGTCTGCCTGATCCGGCTTTTCGCAGTCACCGACCTGTCGGTGCGGCTGGTGGCGATGAACAGCCACCCGGACAAGCCCTTCCTCTACAAGATTTCCGGCACCTGGGGGAATCACGAAGGGTCGATGCTGCTGTGGGTGGCGGTGCTGGCGCTTGCGGGCGGGGCGATTGCGGCGCTGGAACGGCGGGTGGGCGCGCGCATGGTTGCGGCCACGCTGGCGGCGCAGGCGGCGATCAGCCTTGGCTTTTATGCCTTTCTGCTGTTCGCCTCCAATCCGTTCACGCGGCTGGACCCGCCTGCCGAAACGGGGGCCGGACTCAATCCGCTGCTGCAAGACCCCGGCCTCGCCTTTCATCCACCGACGCTCTACATCGGCTATGTCGGGCTTTCGGTCGCCTTTTCCTATGCGATCGCCGCGATGGCGCTACGCGAGGTGGGGCCTGCCTTCGCGCGCGCGATGCGGCCCTGGGTGCTCGGCGCGTGGAGCATATTGACCGTCGGCATCGTCGCCGGAAGCTATTGGGCCTATTATGAGCTTGGCTGGGGCGGCTACTGGTTCTGGGACCCGGTGGAAAACGCCTCGCTGATGCCGTGGCTGGCGGCAACGGCGCTGCTCCATTCGGTGACTGTGCTCGCCACCCGCGACGCGCTGCGCGCCTGGACGGTTATGCTGGGCGTGGTCGCCTTTTCCATGTCGATGGTGGGCACCTTTCTGGTGCGCTCGGGCATCCTGACCAGTGTCCATGCCTTTGCGGTGGACCCGAGACGCGGCAGCTTCATCCTTGCGCTGCTCGTCATCTATATCGGCGCTGCGCTGGCGCTGTTCGCCTTCAGGGCGGGGACGGTGAGGGAAGGCGCGCCTTTCGCGCCGGTCAGCCGCGAGGGCGGGCTGGTCATCAACAACCTGATCCTGTCGGCGATCCTCGGCGTGGTCTTTGTCGGCACGCTCTATCCGCTGGCGGCGGAGGCGATGTCGGGAGTTACGCTATCGGTCGGGCCGCCTTATTTCAACGCCACGGCCGCACCGCTGGGCGTGCTGCTCGCAGGTCTTGTGGCGGCGGGGCCGCTGCTTCAGTGGCGCAAGGCTGATCCCCGCCGGGTCGTGCGGCGGCTCGCGGTTCCGGCATTGCTGGCGGGCGTCGCGACGCTTGCCATTGTCGCAATCTGGCAGGCGCGCGGCGTGCTCATCACGCTTGCGTTCGCAGTCGGCATCTTCACCGCCGTTGCAAGCTTTCTGCCCCTGTTCGGACGCAGCCTGAAGCGCACTCCGTTTCACATCTGGGGGATGGTCCTGTCGCACCTCGGTGTCGCGGTCGCCATTTTGGGCATGGCGTCGAACGCGGCATTCACCAAAGAGGCGCTGGTCGCGGCCAGACCCGGCGACAGCATCACGCTGGGCGGTTTCAACATCGCCTTTGACGGGGTGGAGCCGGTGGCCGGGCCGAACTGGACCGCAATACAGGGCAATTTCACGGCCGTTCGCGGCGATGGCGCGCCTTACCGGCTGCACCCGCAGGCCCGCACCTTCACATCGCCGATGACCGAGACGACCGAGGCGGCGATCCGCACCTTGTGGAACGGGCAGCTTTATGCGGTGCTCGGCAAGGCGGACGCCGAGGGCCGCTGGCAGGTCCATATCTGGTGGAAGCCGTTCGTCACGCTGATCTGGCTCGGCGGGCTGATGGTCGCCGCCGGCGGCCTTGTCGCGCTTGGCGGGCGGCTGCGGCGCGAGCGGAGATATGCGCGATGA
- a CDS encoding holin family protein translates to MGIIEGVIGPLGKLIDRVIPDPEARDRAKLELIRLEGSQEMEALKTQLSAIVAEAQSSDAWTSRARPSFLYVMYALLLWAIPMGLIAAAQPETAEAIGRGMTAYLNGLPEPLYALFGTGYLGYTAARQWGKAKGTDR, encoded by the coding sequence ATGGGCATAATCGAAGGCGTCATCGGCCCGCTCGGCAAGCTGATCGACCGGGTCATTCCCGATCCAGAGGCGCGAGACAGGGCCAAGCTGGAACTGATAAGGCTGGAAGGCAGCCAGGAAATGGAGGCGCTGAAAACGCAGCTTTCTGCGATAGTTGCGGAGGCGCAGTCGTCCGATGCGTGGACAAGCCGGGCGCGTCCCAGCTTTCTCTACGTCATGTACGCGCTGCTGCTGTGGGCCATCCCGATGGGGCTGATCGCAGCGGCGCAGCCGGAGACGGCGGAGGCCATCGGCAGGGGCATGACCGCCTATCTGAACGGCCTTCCCGAACCGCTCTATGCGCTCTTCGGAACAGGGTATCTGGGCTATACCGCGGCGCGGCAATGGGGCAAGGCCAAGGGAACCGACCGCTAA
- the ccmE gene encoding cytochrome c maturation protein CcmE: MKPKHQRLVLLLLAVAAIIGAALLALSALQEQATYFYSPSDVASQGVEPGRAIRLGGMVAHGSIGKEADGVTYSFVVTDGARTVPVVFKGVPPDLFKEDSGVVAEGSFDRQGVFVADNLLAKHDERYMPPEVAGAMHKAKTLE; this comes from the coding sequence ATGAAGCCCAAGCACCAGCGCCTCGTCCTGCTGCTGCTGGCCGTGGCTGCGATTATCGGCGCGGCGCTGCTCGCGCTGTCGGCCTTGCAGGAGCAGGCGACCTATTTCTATTCGCCCAGCGATGTCGCGAGCCAGGGCGTGGAGCCGGGCCGCGCGATCCGCCTGGGCGGAATGGTGGCGCACGGGTCGATCGGCAAGGAAGCGGACGGAGTCACCTACAGCTTTGTCGTGACCGATGGCGCGCGGACGGTGCCTGTCGTGTTCAAGGGGGTTCCGCCCGACCTCTTCAAGGAAGATTCCGGAGTCGTCGCCGAGGGCAGTTTTGACCGGCAGGGCGTGTTCGTTGCCGACAATCTGCTCGCCAAGCATGACGAGCGCTACATGCCGCCCGAAGTCGCGGGCGCGATGCACAAGGCAAAGACGCTGGAATGA
- a CDS encoding heme ABC transporter permease produces the protein MHRFANPARFLKLARPLTPACILAGLLLAAIGIYGGLFLTPPDYLQGESVRIIYVHVPAAWLGMAGYGFIAAASAVYLVWRHPLADVAARAAAPIGALYTAICLVTGSIWGRPTWGTWWEWDGRLTSMLVLLFLYLGYIALAGAGDDRERAAKTSAILALAGAVNLPIIRYSVVWWNTLHQGSSITLSGSSIDSSILWPLPLTALGFSLLFAAFVLMRMRADLARTRVEARMRRLAEAA, from the coding sequence GTGCACCGTTTCGCCAATCCAGCGCGCTTTTTGAAGCTGGCGCGCCCGTTGACCCCCGCCTGCATCCTTGCCGGGCTGCTGCTTGCCGCCATCGGCATTTATGGCGGGCTGTTCCTGACCCCGCCCGATTATCTTCAGGGCGAGAGCGTTCGGATCATCTATGTGCATGTGCCCGCCGCCTGGCTCGGCATGGCGGGATATGGATTTATCGCGGCCGCAAGCGCCGTCTATCTGGTCTGGCGGCATCCGCTGGCGGATGTGGCGGCGCGGGCGGCGGCACCGATAGGGGCGCTCTACACCGCGATCTGTCTCGTCACCGGCTCCATCTGGGGGCGTCCCACATGGGGCACATGGTGGGAATGGGACGGGCGGCTCACCTCCATGCTGGTGCTGCTGTTCCTCTATCTGGGCTATATCGCGCTTGCGGGCGCTGGGGACGACCGGGAGCGGGCGGCAAAGACATCGGCCATTCTCGCGCTTGCGGGCGCGGTGAACCTGCCGATCATCCGCTATTCGGTGGTCTGGTGGAACACGCTGCACCAGGGCAGCAGCATCACGCTATCGGGCAGCAGCATTGATTCTTCGATCCTGTGGCCGCTGCCGCTGACCGCGCTTGGCTTTTCGCTGCTGTTCGCAGCCTTCGTGCTGATGCGGATGCGCGCCGATCTTGCCCGGACGCGGGTGGAAGCGCGGATGCGCCGACTTGCCGAGGCGGCATGA
- a CDS encoding DsbE family thiol:disulfide interchange protein — MTRLRLALWIPLLVFLVFVGVVLFGLGRSPEVVVQSKMVGKPVPQFDLSGEIAGRPGLDAGDLKTGRPVLVNVFASWCIPCVAEAPQLLAMKRQGAVIHAIAIRDTGEAVTGFLERHGDPFARIGFDPESRVQMAFGSGGVPETFVVDGKGVIRYQHIGEIRPEHVPMLIAELEKAR; from the coding sequence ATGACAAGGTTGCGCCTCGCCTTGTGGATACCCCTGCTGGTGTTCCTCGTCTTTGTCGGCGTGGTGCTGTTCGGCCTGGGGCGCTCGCCCGAGGTGGTGGTTCAATCGAAGATGGTCGGAAAACCTGTGCCGCAGTTCGACCTGTCCGGAGAAATCGCAGGCAGGCCTGGCCTCGACGCCGGCGATCTGAAAACCGGACGTCCCGTGCTGGTCAATGTCTTTGCAAGCTGGTGCATTCCCTGCGTGGCGGAAGCGCCGCAGCTTCTGGCAATGAAGCGTCAGGGCGCGGTCATTCACGCCATTGCGATCCGCGACACCGGAGAGGCGGTGACGGGCTTTCTCGAGCGGCACGGCGACCCCTTCGCAAGGATCGGCTTTGACCCCGAGAGCCGGGTGCAGATGGCGTTCGGCTCGGGCGGGGTGCCCGAGACCTTCGTGGTCGATGGCAAGGGCGTGATCCGCTATCAGCATATCGGCGAGATCAGGCCGGAGCATGTGCCGATGCTGATCGCCGAACTGGAGAAGGCGCGGTGA
- the mddA gene encoding methanethiol S-methyltransferase: protein MARVLFVVFGGLAYLIFFATFLYLIAFVGDLPGVPRTVDHGPAGDRITAFIVDLGLIGLFGLQHTIMARQGFKRGWTAIVPKPVERSVYVLFASIALLILFAFWRPIPQPVWAVENPLAVSVIWGLFALGWLIVLSSTFLINHFELFGLKQVYQNLRGAAPSPPRFRQPFFYRLVRHPLYAGFIIAFWATPEMTLGHLLFSVGMTIYILIAIPYEERDLVGALGDDYASYRGRVGMLFPRLRRASPSTPPLEARDS from the coding sequence ATGGCACGCGTGCTATTCGTGGTTTTCGGTGGCTTGGCGTATCTGATCTTTTTCGCGACATTCCTGTACCTGATCGCCTTTGTGGGCGATCTTCCGGGCGTTCCTCGAACGGTGGACCACGGGCCTGCGGGCGACAGGATCACTGCCTTCATCGTCGATTTGGGGCTGATCGGCCTCTTTGGCCTTCAGCATACGATCATGGCGCGACAGGGCTTCAAGCGCGGCTGGACTGCTATCGTGCCGAAGCCGGTGGAACGAAGCGTCTATGTGCTGTTCGCCAGCATTGCGCTTTTGATTCTGTTCGCATTCTGGAGGCCGATCCCGCAGCCGGTGTGGGCGGTCGAAAATCCGCTGGCGGTGAGCGTCATCTGGGGGCTGTTCGCGCTCGGCTGGCTGATCGTGCTTTCGAGCACCTTCCTCATCAACCACTTCGAGCTGTTCGGGCTGAAACAGGTGTATCAGAACCTGCGGGGCGCAGCACCGTCTCCGCCCAGGTTCCGCCAGCCGTTCTTCTACCGGCTGGTCCGGCATCCGCTATATGCCGGTTTCATCATCGCCTTCTGGGCGACGCCGGAAATGACGCTGGGGCACCTGCTGTTTTCGGTCGGGATGACGATCTACATATTGATCGCCATTCCCTATGAAGAGCGGGATCTGGTCGGCGCTCTCGGCGATGATTACGCGTCCTATCGCGGCAGGGTGGGGATGCTGTTCCCCCGGCTGCGGCGAGCTAGCCCATCAACTCCGCCGCTCGAGGCGCGTGATAGCTGA
- a CDS encoding glycoside hydrolase family 108 protein, producing MNVDALLDRLLAKEGGFVDHPADRGGPTNWGITSAVARGEGFMGDMADLPQSLARSIYRRRYWETPGFHQVAEIAAAVAEELFDTGVNMSPAVAVGFLQRALNALNRNGRDWADLAVDRSIGPATLGALRALLRVRGQAGACVLVRAMNALQGARYIELSEARPTNEAFAYGWLDKRI from the coding sequence ATGAATGTGGATGCGCTCCTGGACCGGCTGCTGGCGAAGGAAGGTGGCTTTGTCGATCATCCCGCCGATCGCGGAGGTCCGACGAACTGGGGAATCACCAGCGCCGTCGCGCGCGGCGAAGGCTTCATGGGCGACATGGCCGATCTGCCGCAAAGTCTCGCGCGGTCGATCTACCGGCGGCGCTACTGGGAGACGCCCGGCTTCCATCAGGTGGCGGAAATCGCGGCGGCGGTGGCCGAGGAGCTTTTCGACACCGGCGTCAACATGAGCCCGGCCGTTGCCGTGGGCTTTCTGCAACGTGCGCTCAATGCGCTCAACCGCAACGGGCGCGACTGGGCCGATCTTGCGGTGGACCGCAGCATCGGTCCGGCGACGCTCGGCGCATTGCGGGCGCTGCTGCGGGTGCGGGGACAGGCGGGCGCGTGCGTGCTGGTGCGCGCGATGAATGCGCTTCAGGGCGCGCGCTACATCGAACTCAGCGAGGCGAGGCCCACCAATGAAGCCTTCGCCTATGGCTGGCTGGACAAGCGGATCTGA
- a CDS encoding gamma carbonic anhydrase family protein, giving the protein MTDVTILPFGGVTPSIAGSAFIAPGCRIIGDVRIGEETSIWYNCVVRGDVNFITIGDRTNIQDGSVIHVTTRLHGTEIGDDVLIGHLAMIHGCKLHNHAFVGLGAIVMDGCEIEPDGMLAAGGLLSPGKRIPSGQLWAGRPAKYVRDLTVEQIVNQRMGAKHYVDNARAHMAALNAKKPTPA; this is encoded by the coding sequence ATGACCGATGTCACTATCCTGCCCTTTGGCGGAGTAACGCCTTCGATCGCGGGCAGCGCGTTCATCGCGCCCGGCTGCCGCATCATCGGCGACGTCAGGATCGGCGAGGAAACCAGCATCTGGTATAATTGCGTCGTGCGCGGGGACGTGAACTTCATCACGATCGGGGACCGCACCAACATTCAGGACGGCAGCGTCATCCATGTCACGACCAGGCTGCACGGCACCGAGATCGGCGACGATGTGCTGATCGGGCATCTGGCGATGATCCACGGGTGCAAGCTTCACAACCATGCGTTTGTAGGGCTGGGCGCAATCGTGATGGACGGCTGCGAGATCGAGCCGGACGGCATGCTGGCCGCAGGCGGACTGCTGAGCCCCGGAAAACGCATTCCGTCGGGTCAGCTTTGGGCGGGCAGGCCCGCGAAATATGTGCGGGACCTCACCGTCGAGCAGATCGTCAACCAGCGCATGGGCGCGAAGCATTATGTCGATAATGCCCGCGCCCACATGGCTGCATTGAACGCCAAGAAACCGACGCCCGCCTAG
- a CDS encoding heme exporter protein CcmD — translation MNHWPFIIAAYAITIGGTGAVGLWCWLAMRAAERASDRLRDRK, via the coding sequence ATGAACCACTGGCCGTTCATCATCGCCGCTTATGCGATCACCATCGGCGGAACCGGCGCTGTGGGTCTCTGGTGCTGGCTTGCAATGCGCGCGGCAGAGCGCGCGTCAGACCGGCTGAGAGACCGCAAATGA
- a CDS encoding tetratricopeptide repeat protein, which yields MSLWPAIALVLLVAIAILWRFAKPSGPLALGVAAGLAAGLAGYVIQGRPDLPSHPVEPRAEAYRGDTSFAKQRGALLENLGDVGAWLNFADALQRAGMTERAVEAMKVATKAFPESPDLWVGLGNALAVHGDGFVSPAARLAFARAAEIAPDHPAPLYFLGMAWLQSGQPGEALATWRELREKSPPDAPWLPDLDRKIEAAETMQKMGVGG from the coding sequence ATGAGCCTCTGGCCCGCGATCGCGCTCGTCCTGCTTGTGGCCATCGCCATATTGTGGCGCTTCGCAAAGCCTTCCGGGCCTCTGGCGCTTGGCGTGGCGGCAGGGCTTGCGGCCGGACTGGCTGGTTATGTCATACAGGGCCGGCCGGACCTTCCCTCGCACCCGGTCGAGCCGCGCGCTGAGGCCTATCGCGGCGACACCAGCTTTGCCAAGCAGCGCGGCGCGCTGCTGGAAAATCTGGGCGACGTCGGCGCATGGCTCAACTTCGCCGATGCGCTCCAGCGGGCGGGAATGACCGAACGCGCGGTCGAAGCGATGAAGGTCGCCACCAAGGCCTTTCCTGAAAGTCCGGACCTGTGGGTGGGGCTTGGCAACGCGCTGGCCGTGCACGGTGACGGCTTCGTCTCCCCGGCCGCGCGGCTAGCCTTTGCGCGCGCGGCCGAGATCGCGCCTGATCATCCAGCGCCGCTTTATTTCCTGGGCATGGCCTGGCTGCAATCGGGGCAGCCGGGAGAGGCGCTTGCGACATGGCGTGAACTGCGGGAGAAATCTCCCCCGGATGCCCCATGGCTCCCAGACCTCGACCGCAAGATCGAAGCTGCCGAGACCATGCAAAAAATGGGCGTGGGTGGCTAA